The sequence CCTCCACCATCGGAAGGAACAAAAACCTGATCCCCGGCGAGGTGATTTCGGCCATCATCAATGGTACCGAAGAAGTTCTCCAAATGCTTCGGGACAACGGCGTCAATGCCGTGCTCACGGGCGGTGAAACTGCAGATGTGGGGGACTTGGTCAGAACGGTTATCGTGGACAGCACCGTCACTTGCCGTATGCGCAGGGACGAAGTAATTTCCAATGACAACATCAAACCGGGCGACGTTATCGTTGGTTTGGCTTCTTATGGGCAAGCCAAATACGAAGACAGCTATAACGGCGGTATGGGCAGCAATGGCCTCACTTCCGCCCGACATGATGTGTTTAACAAAGTCCTGAAGACCAAATACCCAGAGAGTTTTGACCCATCGGTACCGGACGATTTGGTGTACACTGGAAAATACAACCTTACCGACCCGGCTCCTGAAACCCCGGTAAATGTGGGTAAACTGGTCCTTTCTCCTACACGAACCTATGCTCCGATCATGGTGGAAGCCCTTAAGTATCTCCGGCCACAAATCCACGGATTGGTTCATTGCAGCGGGGGAGCCCAGACCAAAGTGCTCCACTTCGTAGACAATGTACACGTGGTAAAGGACAATCTTTTCGAGACTCCTCCTTTGTTTAAGATCATTCAAGAGGAAAGTGGTACCGACTGGAAAGAAATGTACAAGGTATTTAACATGGGCCATCGAATGGAGGTCTACCTGGAAGAAAAGTACGCGGAA comes from Echinicola vietnamensis DSM 17526 and encodes:
- a CDS encoding AIR synthase related protein, translating into MDERYMQRGVSASKEDVHNAISNLDKGLYPKAFCKIVEDTLGNDPNYCNVMHADGAGTKSSLAYLYWKETGDLSVWKGIAQDAIIMNTDDLLCVGAVNNILVSSTIGRNKNLIPGEVISAIINGTEEVLQMLRDNGVNAVLTGGETADVGDLVRTVIVDSTVTCRMRRDEVISNDNIKPGDVIVGLASYGQAKYEDSYNGGMGSNGLTSARHDVFNKVLKTKYPESFDPSVPDDLVYTGKYNLTDPAPETPVNVGKLVLSPTRTYAPIMVEALKYLRPQIHGLVHCSGGAQTKVLHFVDNVHVVKDNLFETPPLFKIIQEESGTDWKEMYKVFNMGHRMEVYLEEKYAEEIIDIAEFHGVDAQIIGRVEPYDGKKVTIKSEHGTFEY